A single window of Bos javanicus breed banteng chromosome 19, ARS-OSU_banteng_1.0, whole genome shotgun sequence DNA harbors:
- the ATXN7L3 gene encoding ataxin-7-like protein 3 isoform X6: MPPLSSGQQGGEGRWQPLEVPWTHTNIPPQCVQPCCRPLCYEQSEHRLHKSSQMKMEEMSLSGLDNSKLEAIAQEIYADLVEDSCLGFCFEVHRAVKCGYFFLDDTDPESMKDFEIVDQPGLDIFGQVFNQWKSKECVCPNCSRSIAASRFAPHLEKCLGMGRNSSRIANRRIANSNNMNKSESDQEDNDDINDNDWSYGSEKKAKKRKSDKLWYLPFQNPNSPRRSKSLKHKNGELSNSDPFKYNNSTGISYETLGPEELRSLLTTQCGVISEHTKKMCTRSLRCPQHTDEQRRTVRIYFLGSSAVLPEVESSLDNDSFDMTDSQALISRLQWDGSSDLSPSDSGSSKTSENQGWGLGTNSSESRKTKKKKSHLSLVGTASGLGSNKKKKPKPPAPPTPSIYDDIN, from the exons ATGCCACCATTAAGCTCTGGGCagcaaggtggggaggggaggtggcagCCGTTGGAGGTGCCTTGGACTCACACCAACATCCCCCCCCAATGTGTGCAGCCGTGTTGCCGCCCGCTGTGCTATGAGCAGTCAGAGCACCGTCTCCACAAGAGTTCacaaatgaaaatggaggaaATGTCTTTGTCTGGCCTGGATAACAGCAAACTAGAG GCCATCGCTCAGGAGATATACGCGGACCTGGTTGAGGATTCTTGTTTGGGATTCTGCTTTGAGGTACACCGGGCTGTCAAGTGTGGCTACTTCTTCCTGGACGACACGGACCCTGAGAGCATGAAGGATTTTG AGATCGTGGACCAGCCGGGTTTGGACATCTTTGGACAGGTTTTCAACCAGTGGAAGAGCAAGGAGTGTGTTTGCCCCAATTGCAGCCGCAGCATTGCCGCCTCCCGTTTTGCTCCCCACCTGGAGAAGTGCCTAGGAATGGGTCGGAACAGCAGCCGAATCGCCAACCGCCG GATTGCCAATAGCAACAACATGAACAAGTCAGAGAGTGACCAAGAGGATAATGATGACATCAATGACAACGACTGGTCCTATGGCTCAGAGAAGAAAG ccaagaagagaaaatcagacAAG CTATGGTATCTCCCATTCCAGAACCCCAATTCCCCTCGAAGATCCAAgtctttaaaacacaaaaatg gggaacttagCAATTCGGATCCTTTTAAG TATAACAACTCAACTGGGATCAGCTACGAGACCCTGGGGCCGGAGGAGCTGCGCAGCCTGCTCACCACG CAATGTGGGGTGATTTCTGAACACACCAAGAAGATGTGCACAAG GTCCCTACGCTGCCCCCAGCATACAGATGAGCAGCGGAGAACCGTGCGGATTTATTTCCTCGGATCCTCAGC TGTCCTTCCAGAGGTCGAGAGTTCCCTGGATAATGACAGCTTCGACATGACTGACAGCCAGGCCCTGATCAGCCGGCTTCAGTGGGACGGCTCCTCTGATCTCTCACCCTCTGATTCAGGCTCCTCCAAGACGAGTGAGAATCAGGGGTGGGGTCTAG GTACCAACAGTTCCGAGTCACggaaaaccaagaaaaagaaatcccatcTGAGCCTGGTAGGGACTGCCTCCGGCCTGGGCTCCAACAAGAAGAAAAAGCCAAAGCCACCGGCGCCCCCGACGCCCAGCATCTATGATGACATCAACTGA
- the ATXN7L3 gene encoding ataxin-7-like protein 3 isoform X10, whose amino-acid sequence MKMEEMSLSGLDNSKLEAIAQEIYADLVEDSCLGFCFEVHRAVKCGYFFLDDTDPESMKDFEIVDQPGLDIFGQVFNQWKSKECVCPNCSRSIAASRFAPHLEKCLGMGRNSSRIANRRIANSNNMNKSESDQEDNDDINDNDWSYGSEKKAKKRKSDKLWYLPFQNPNSPRRSKSLKHKNGELSNSDPFKYNNSTGISYETLGPEELRSLLTTQCGVISEHTKKMCTRSLRCPQHTDEQRRTVRIYFLGSSAVLPEVESSLDNDSFDMTDSQALISRLQWDGSSDLSPSDSGSSKTSENQGWGLGTNSSESRKTKKKKSHLSLVGTASGLGSNKKKKPKPPAPPTPSIYDDIN is encoded by the exons atgaaaatggaggaaATGTCTTTGTCTGGCCTGGATAACAGCAAACTAGAG GCCATCGCTCAGGAGATATACGCGGACCTGGTTGAGGATTCTTGTTTGGGATTCTGCTTTGAGGTACACCGGGCTGTCAAGTGTGGCTACTTCTTCCTGGACGACACGGACCCTGAGAGCATGAAGGATTTTG AGATCGTGGACCAGCCGGGTTTGGACATCTTTGGACAGGTTTTCAACCAGTGGAAGAGCAAGGAGTGTGTTTGCCCCAATTGCAGCCGCAGCATTGCCGCCTCCCGTTTTGCTCCCCACCTGGAGAAGTGCCTAGGAATGGGTCGGAACAGCAGCCGAATCGCCAACCGCCG GATTGCCAATAGCAACAACATGAACAAGTCAGAGAGTGACCAAGAGGATAATGATGACATCAATGACAACGACTGGTCCTATGGCTCAGAGAAGAAAG ccaagaagagaaaatcagacAAG CTATGGTATCTCCCATTCCAGAACCCCAATTCCCCTCGAAGATCCAAgtctttaaaacacaaaaatg gggaacttagCAATTCGGATCCTTTTAAG TATAACAACTCAACTGGGATCAGCTACGAGACCCTGGGGCCGGAGGAGCTGCGCAGCCTGCTCACCACG CAATGTGGGGTGATTTCTGAACACACCAAGAAGATGTGCACAAG GTCCCTACGCTGCCCCCAGCATACAGATGAGCAGCGGAGAACCGTGCGGATTTATTTCCTCGGATCCTCAGC TGTCCTTCCAGAGGTCGAGAGTTCCCTGGATAATGACAGCTTCGACATGACTGACAGCCAGGCCCTGATCAGCCGGCTTCAGTGGGACGGCTCCTCTGATCTCTCACCCTCTGATTCAGGCTCCTCCAAGACGAGTGAGAATCAGGGGTGGGGTCTAG GTACCAACAGTTCCGAGTCACggaaaaccaagaaaaagaaatcccatcTGAGCCTGGTAGGGACTGCCTCCGGCCTGGGCTCCAACAAGAAGAAAAAGCCAAAGCCACCGGCGCCCCCGACGCCCAGCATCTATGATGACATCAACTGA
- the ATXN7L3 gene encoding ataxin-7-like protein 3 isoform X3, giving the protein MPPLSSGQQGGEGRWQPLEVPWTHTNIPPQCVQPCCRPLCYEQSEHRLHKSSQMKMEEMSLSGLDNSKLEAIAQEIYADLVEDSCLGFCFEVHRAVKCGYFFLDDTDPESMKDFEIVDQPGLDIFGQVFNQWKSKECVCPNCSRSIAASRFAPHLEKCLGMGRNSSRIANRRIANSNNMNKSESDQEDNDDINDNDWSYGSEKKAKKRKSDKNPNSPRRSKSLKHKNGFSVCTSASNTLPLLFSSSGELSNSDPFKYNNSTGISYETLGPEELRSLLTTLIFLFQQCGVISEHTKKMCTRSLRCPQHTDEQRRTVRIYFLGSSAVLPEVESSLDNDSFDMTDSQALISRLQWDGSSDLSPSDSGSSKTSENQGWGLGTNSSESRKTKKKKSHLSLVGTASGLGSNKKKKPKPPAPPTPSIYDDIN; this is encoded by the exons ATGCCACCATTAAGCTCTGGGCagcaaggtggggaggggaggtggcagCCGTTGGAGGTGCCTTGGACTCACACCAACATCCCCCCCCAATGTGTGCAGCCGTGTTGCCGCCCGCTGTGCTATGAGCAGTCAGAGCACCGTCTCCACAAGAGTTCacaaatgaaaatggaggaaATGTCTTTGTCTGGCCTGGATAACAGCAAACTAGAG GCCATCGCTCAGGAGATATACGCGGACCTGGTTGAGGATTCTTGTTTGGGATTCTGCTTTGAGGTACACCGGGCTGTCAAGTGTGGCTACTTCTTCCTGGACGACACGGACCCTGAGAGCATGAAGGATTTTG AGATCGTGGACCAGCCGGGTTTGGACATCTTTGGACAGGTTTTCAACCAGTGGAAGAGCAAGGAGTGTGTTTGCCCCAATTGCAGCCGCAGCATTGCCGCCTCCCGTTTTGCTCCCCACCTGGAGAAGTGCCTAGGAATGGGTCGGAACAGCAGCCGAATCGCCAACCGCCG GATTGCCAATAGCAACAACATGAACAAGTCAGAGAGTGACCAAGAGGATAATGATGACATCAATGACAACGACTGGTCCTATGGCTCAGAGAAGAAAG ccaagaagagaaaatcagacAAG AACCCCAATTCCCCTCGAAGATCCAAgtctttaaaacacaaaaatg GGTTCTCTGTCTGTACCTCTGCATCAAACACCCTtccccttcttttttcttcttcaggggaacttagCAATTCGGATCCTTTTAAG TATAACAACTCAACTGGGATCAGCTACGAGACCCTGGGGCCGGAGGAGCTGCGCAGCCTGCTCACCACG CTTATATTCCTCTTCCAGCAATGTGGGGTGATTTCTGAACACACCAAGAAGATGTGCACAAG GTCCCTACGCTGCCCCCAGCATACAGATGAGCAGCGGAGAACCGTGCGGATTTATTTCCTCGGATCCTCAGC TGTCCTTCCAGAGGTCGAGAGTTCCCTGGATAATGACAGCTTCGACATGACTGACAGCCAGGCCCTGATCAGCCGGCTTCAGTGGGACGGCTCCTCTGATCTCTCACCCTCTGATTCAGGCTCCTCCAAGACGAGTGAGAATCAGGGGTGGGGTCTAG GTACCAACAGTTCCGAGTCACggaaaaccaagaaaaagaaatcccatcTGAGCCTGGTAGGGACTGCCTCCGGCCTGGGCTCCAACAAGAAGAAAAAGCCAAAGCCACCGGCGCCCCCGACGCCCAGCATCTATGATGACATCAACTGA
- the ATXN7L3 gene encoding ataxin-7-like protein 3 isoform X9, which produces MKMEEMSLSGLDNSKLEAIAQEIYADLVEDSCLGFCFEVHRAVKCGYFFLDDTDPESMKDFEIVDQPGLDIFGQVFNQWKSKECVCPNCSRSIAASRFAPHLEKCLGMGRNSSRIANRRIANSNNMNKSESDQEDNDDINDNDWSYGSEKKAKKRKSDKLWYLPFQNPNSPRRSKSLKHKNGFSVCTSASNTLPLLFSSSGELSNSDPFKYNNSTGISYETLGPEELRSLLTTLIFLFQQCGVISEHTKKMCTRSLRCPQHTDEQRRTVRIYFLGSSAVLPEVESSLDNDSFDMTDSQALISRLQWDGSSDLSPSDSGSSKTSENQGWGLGTNSSESRKTKKKKSHLSLVGTASGLGSNKKKKPKPPAPPTPSIYDDIN; this is translated from the exons atgaaaatggaggaaATGTCTTTGTCTGGCCTGGATAACAGCAAACTAGAG GCCATCGCTCAGGAGATATACGCGGACCTGGTTGAGGATTCTTGTTTGGGATTCTGCTTTGAGGTACACCGGGCTGTCAAGTGTGGCTACTTCTTCCTGGACGACACGGACCCTGAGAGCATGAAGGATTTTG AGATCGTGGACCAGCCGGGTTTGGACATCTTTGGACAGGTTTTCAACCAGTGGAAGAGCAAGGAGTGTGTTTGCCCCAATTGCAGCCGCAGCATTGCCGCCTCCCGTTTTGCTCCCCACCTGGAGAAGTGCCTAGGAATGGGTCGGAACAGCAGCCGAATCGCCAACCGCCG GATTGCCAATAGCAACAACATGAACAAGTCAGAGAGTGACCAAGAGGATAATGATGACATCAATGACAACGACTGGTCCTATGGCTCAGAGAAGAAAG ccaagaagagaaaatcagacAAG CTATGGTATCTCCCATTCCAGAACCCCAATTCCCCTCGAAGATCCAAgtctttaaaacacaaaaatg GGTTCTCTGTCTGTACCTCTGCATCAAACACCCTtccccttcttttttcttcttcaggggaacttagCAATTCGGATCCTTTTAAG TATAACAACTCAACTGGGATCAGCTACGAGACCCTGGGGCCGGAGGAGCTGCGCAGCCTGCTCACCACG CTTATATTCCTCTTCCAGCAATGTGGGGTGATTTCTGAACACACCAAGAAGATGTGCACAAG GTCCCTACGCTGCCCCCAGCATACAGATGAGCAGCGGAGAACCGTGCGGATTTATTTCCTCGGATCCTCAGC TGTCCTTCCAGAGGTCGAGAGTTCCCTGGATAATGACAGCTTCGACATGACTGACAGCCAGGCCCTGATCAGCCGGCTTCAGTGGGACGGCTCCTCTGATCTCTCACCCTCTGATTCAGGCTCCTCCAAGACGAGTGAGAATCAGGGGTGGGGTCTAG GTACCAACAGTTCCGAGTCACggaaaaccaagaaaaagaaatcccatcTGAGCCTGGTAGGGACTGCCTCCGGCCTGGGCTCCAACAAGAAGAAAAAGCCAAAGCCACCGGCGCCCCCGACGCCCAGCATCTATGATGACATCAACTGA
- the ATXN7L3 gene encoding ataxin-7-like protein 3 isoform X5 codes for MPPLSSGQQGGEGRWQPLEVPWTHTNIPPQCVQPCCRPLCYEQSEHRLHKSSQMKMEEMSLSGLDNSKLEAIAQEIYADLVEDSCLGFCFEVHRAVKCGYFFLDDTDPESMKDFEIVDQPGLDIFGQVFNQWKSKECVCPNCSRSIAASRFAPHLEKCLGMGRNSSRIANRRIANSNNMNKSESDQEDNDDINDNDWSYGSEKKAKKRKSDKLWYLPFQNPNSPRRSKSLKHKNGELSNSDPFKYNNSTGISYETLGPEELRSLLTTLIFLFQQCGVISEHTKKMCTRSLRCPQHTDEQRRTVRIYFLGSSAVLPEVESSLDNDSFDMTDSQALISRLQWDGSSDLSPSDSGSSKTSENQGWGLGTNSSESRKTKKKKSHLSLVGTASGLGSNKKKKPKPPAPPTPSIYDDIN; via the exons ATGCCACCATTAAGCTCTGGGCagcaaggtggggaggggaggtggcagCCGTTGGAGGTGCCTTGGACTCACACCAACATCCCCCCCCAATGTGTGCAGCCGTGTTGCCGCCCGCTGTGCTATGAGCAGTCAGAGCACCGTCTCCACAAGAGTTCacaaatgaaaatggaggaaATGTCTTTGTCTGGCCTGGATAACAGCAAACTAGAG GCCATCGCTCAGGAGATATACGCGGACCTGGTTGAGGATTCTTGTTTGGGATTCTGCTTTGAGGTACACCGGGCTGTCAAGTGTGGCTACTTCTTCCTGGACGACACGGACCCTGAGAGCATGAAGGATTTTG AGATCGTGGACCAGCCGGGTTTGGACATCTTTGGACAGGTTTTCAACCAGTGGAAGAGCAAGGAGTGTGTTTGCCCCAATTGCAGCCGCAGCATTGCCGCCTCCCGTTTTGCTCCCCACCTGGAGAAGTGCCTAGGAATGGGTCGGAACAGCAGCCGAATCGCCAACCGCCG GATTGCCAATAGCAACAACATGAACAAGTCAGAGAGTGACCAAGAGGATAATGATGACATCAATGACAACGACTGGTCCTATGGCTCAGAGAAGAAAG ccaagaagagaaaatcagacAAG CTATGGTATCTCCCATTCCAGAACCCCAATTCCCCTCGAAGATCCAAgtctttaaaacacaaaaatg gggaacttagCAATTCGGATCCTTTTAAG TATAACAACTCAACTGGGATCAGCTACGAGACCCTGGGGCCGGAGGAGCTGCGCAGCCTGCTCACCACG CTTATATTCCTCTTCCAGCAATGTGGGGTGATTTCTGAACACACCAAGAAGATGTGCACAAG GTCCCTACGCTGCCCCCAGCATACAGATGAGCAGCGGAGAACCGTGCGGATTTATTTCCTCGGATCCTCAGC TGTCCTTCCAGAGGTCGAGAGTTCCCTGGATAATGACAGCTTCGACATGACTGACAGCCAGGCCCTGATCAGCCGGCTTCAGTGGGACGGCTCCTCTGATCTCTCACCCTCTGATTCAGGCTCCTCCAAGACGAGTGAGAATCAGGGGTGGGGTCTAG GTACCAACAGTTCCGAGTCACggaaaaccaagaaaaagaaatcccatcTGAGCCTGGTAGGGACTGCCTCCGGCCTGGGCTCCAACAAGAAGAAAAAGCCAAAGCCACCGGCGCCCCCGACGCCCAGCATCTATGATGACATCAACTGA
- the ATXN7L3 gene encoding ataxin-7-like protein 3 isoform X8, with protein MPPLSSGQQGGEGRWQPLEVPWTHTNIPPQCVQPCCRPLCYEQSEHRLHKSSQMKMEEMSLSGLDNSKLEAIAQEIYADLVEDSCLGFCFEVHRAVKCGYFFLDDTDPESMKDFEIVDQPGLDIFGQVFNQWKSKECVCPNCSRSIAASRFAPHLEKCLGMGRNSSRIANRRIANSNNMNKSESDQEDNDDINDNDWSYGSEKKAKKRKSDKNPNSPRRSKSLKHKNGELSNSDPFKYNNSTGISYETLGPEELRSLLTTQCGVISEHTKKMCTRSLRCPQHTDEQRRTVRIYFLGSSAVLPEVESSLDNDSFDMTDSQALISRLQWDGSSDLSPSDSGSSKTSENQGWGLGTNSSESRKTKKKKSHLSLVGTASGLGSNKKKKPKPPAPPTPSIYDDIN; from the exons ATGCCACCATTAAGCTCTGGGCagcaaggtggggaggggaggtggcagCCGTTGGAGGTGCCTTGGACTCACACCAACATCCCCCCCCAATGTGTGCAGCCGTGTTGCCGCCCGCTGTGCTATGAGCAGTCAGAGCACCGTCTCCACAAGAGTTCacaaatgaaaatggaggaaATGTCTTTGTCTGGCCTGGATAACAGCAAACTAGAG GCCATCGCTCAGGAGATATACGCGGACCTGGTTGAGGATTCTTGTTTGGGATTCTGCTTTGAGGTACACCGGGCTGTCAAGTGTGGCTACTTCTTCCTGGACGACACGGACCCTGAGAGCATGAAGGATTTTG AGATCGTGGACCAGCCGGGTTTGGACATCTTTGGACAGGTTTTCAACCAGTGGAAGAGCAAGGAGTGTGTTTGCCCCAATTGCAGCCGCAGCATTGCCGCCTCCCGTTTTGCTCCCCACCTGGAGAAGTGCCTAGGAATGGGTCGGAACAGCAGCCGAATCGCCAACCGCCG GATTGCCAATAGCAACAACATGAACAAGTCAGAGAGTGACCAAGAGGATAATGATGACATCAATGACAACGACTGGTCCTATGGCTCAGAGAAGAAAG ccaagaagagaaaatcagacAAG AACCCCAATTCCCCTCGAAGATCCAAgtctttaaaacacaaaaatg gggaacttagCAATTCGGATCCTTTTAAG TATAACAACTCAACTGGGATCAGCTACGAGACCCTGGGGCCGGAGGAGCTGCGCAGCCTGCTCACCACG CAATGTGGGGTGATTTCTGAACACACCAAGAAGATGTGCACAAG GTCCCTACGCTGCCCCCAGCATACAGATGAGCAGCGGAGAACCGTGCGGATTTATTTCCTCGGATCCTCAGC TGTCCTTCCAGAGGTCGAGAGTTCCCTGGATAATGACAGCTTCGACATGACTGACAGCCAGGCCCTGATCAGCCGGCTTCAGTGGGACGGCTCCTCTGATCTCTCACCCTCTGATTCAGGCTCCTCCAAGACGAGTGAGAATCAGGGGTGGGGTCTAG GTACCAACAGTTCCGAGTCACggaaaaccaagaaaaagaaatcccatcTGAGCCTGGTAGGGACTGCCTCCGGCCTGGGCTCCAACAAGAAGAAAAAGCCAAAGCCACCGGCGCCCCCGACGCCCAGCATCTATGATGACATCAACTGA
- the ATXN7L3 gene encoding ataxin-7-like protein 3 isoform X4 — protein MPPLSSGQQGGEGRWQPLEVPWTHTNIPPQCVQPCCRPLCYEQSEHRLHKSSQMKMEEMSLSGLDNSKLEAIAQEIYADLVEDSCLGFCFEVHRAVKCGYFFLDDTDPESMKDFEIVDQPGLDIFGQVFNQWKSKECVCPNCSRSIAASRFAPHLEKCLGMGRNSSRIANRRIANSNNMNKSESDQEDNDDINDNDWSYGSEKKAKKRKSDKNPNSPRRSKSLKHKNGFSVCTSASNTLPLLFSSSGELSNSDPFKYNNSTGISYETLGPEELRSLLTTQCGVISEHTKKMCTRSLRCPQHTDEQRRTVRIYFLGSSAVLPEVESSLDNDSFDMTDSQALISRLQWDGSSDLSPSDSGSSKTSENQGWGLGTNSSESRKTKKKKSHLSLVGTASGLGSNKKKKPKPPAPPTPSIYDDIN, from the exons ATGCCACCATTAAGCTCTGGGCagcaaggtggggaggggaggtggcagCCGTTGGAGGTGCCTTGGACTCACACCAACATCCCCCCCCAATGTGTGCAGCCGTGTTGCCGCCCGCTGTGCTATGAGCAGTCAGAGCACCGTCTCCACAAGAGTTCacaaatgaaaatggaggaaATGTCTTTGTCTGGCCTGGATAACAGCAAACTAGAG GCCATCGCTCAGGAGATATACGCGGACCTGGTTGAGGATTCTTGTTTGGGATTCTGCTTTGAGGTACACCGGGCTGTCAAGTGTGGCTACTTCTTCCTGGACGACACGGACCCTGAGAGCATGAAGGATTTTG AGATCGTGGACCAGCCGGGTTTGGACATCTTTGGACAGGTTTTCAACCAGTGGAAGAGCAAGGAGTGTGTTTGCCCCAATTGCAGCCGCAGCATTGCCGCCTCCCGTTTTGCTCCCCACCTGGAGAAGTGCCTAGGAATGGGTCGGAACAGCAGCCGAATCGCCAACCGCCG GATTGCCAATAGCAACAACATGAACAAGTCAGAGAGTGACCAAGAGGATAATGATGACATCAATGACAACGACTGGTCCTATGGCTCAGAGAAGAAAG ccaagaagagaaaatcagacAAG AACCCCAATTCCCCTCGAAGATCCAAgtctttaaaacacaaaaatg GGTTCTCTGTCTGTACCTCTGCATCAAACACCCTtccccttcttttttcttcttcaggggaacttagCAATTCGGATCCTTTTAAG TATAACAACTCAACTGGGATCAGCTACGAGACCCTGGGGCCGGAGGAGCTGCGCAGCCTGCTCACCACG CAATGTGGGGTGATTTCTGAACACACCAAGAAGATGTGCACAAG GTCCCTACGCTGCCCCCAGCATACAGATGAGCAGCGGAGAACCGTGCGGATTTATTTCCTCGGATCCTCAGC TGTCCTTCCAGAGGTCGAGAGTTCCCTGGATAATGACAGCTTCGACATGACTGACAGCCAGGCCCTGATCAGCCGGCTTCAGTGGGACGGCTCCTCTGATCTCTCACCCTCTGATTCAGGCTCCTCCAAGACGAGTGAGAATCAGGGGTGGGGTCTAG GTACCAACAGTTCCGAGTCACggaaaaccaagaaaaagaaatcccatcTGAGCCTGGTAGGGACTGCCTCCGGCCTGGGCTCCAACAAGAAGAAAAAGCCAAAGCCACCGGCGCCCCCGACGCCCAGCATCTATGATGACATCAACTGA
- the ATXN7L3 gene encoding ataxin-7-like protein 3 isoform X7 — protein sequence MPPLSSGQQGGEGRWQPLEVPWTHTNIPPQCVQPCCRPLCYEQSEHRLHKSSQMKMEEMSLSGLDNSKLEAIAQEIYADLVEDSCLGFCFEVHRAVKCGYFFLDDTDPESMKDFEIVDQPGLDIFGQVFNQWKSKECVCPNCSRSIAASRFAPHLEKCLGMGRNSSRIANRRIANSNNMNKSESDQEDNDDINDNDWSYGSEKKAKKRKSDKNPNSPRRSKSLKHKNGELSNSDPFKYNNSTGISYETLGPEELRSLLTTLIFLFQQCGVISEHTKKMCTRSLRCPQHTDEQRRTVRIYFLGSSAVLPEVESSLDNDSFDMTDSQALISRLQWDGSSDLSPSDSGSSKTSENQGWGLGTNSSESRKTKKKKSHLSLVGTASGLGSNKKKKPKPPAPPTPSIYDDIN from the exons ATGCCACCATTAAGCTCTGGGCagcaaggtggggaggggaggtggcagCCGTTGGAGGTGCCTTGGACTCACACCAACATCCCCCCCCAATGTGTGCAGCCGTGTTGCCGCCCGCTGTGCTATGAGCAGTCAGAGCACCGTCTCCACAAGAGTTCacaaatgaaaatggaggaaATGTCTTTGTCTGGCCTGGATAACAGCAAACTAGAG GCCATCGCTCAGGAGATATACGCGGACCTGGTTGAGGATTCTTGTTTGGGATTCTGCTTTGAGGTACACCGGGCTGTCAAGTGTGGCTACTTCTTCCTGGACGACACGGACCCTGAGAGCATGAAGGATTTTG AGATCGTGGACCAGCCGGGTTTGGACATCTTTGGACAGGTTTTCAACCAGTGGAAGAGCAAGGAGTGTGTTTGCCCCAATTGCAGCCGCAGCATTGCCGCCTCCCGTTTTGCTCCCCACCTGGAGAAGTGCCTAGGAATGGGTCGGAACAGCAGCCGAATCGCCAACCGCCG GATTGCCAATAGCAACAACATGAACAAGTCAGAGAGTGACCAAGAGGATAATGATGACATCAATGACAACGACTGGTCCTATGGCTCAGAGAAGAAAG ccaagaagagaaaatcagacAAG AACCCCAATTCCCCTCGAAGATCCAAgtctttaaaacacaaaaatg gggaacttagCAATTCGGATCCTTTTAAG TATAACAACTCAACTGGGATCAGCTACGAGACCCTGGGGCCGGAGGAGCTGCGCAGCCTGCTCACCACG CTTATATTCCTCTTCCAGCAATGTGGGGTGATTTCTGAACACACCAAGAAGATGTGCACAAG GTCCCTACGCTGCCCCCAGCATACAGATGAGCAGCGGAGAACCGTGCGGATTTATTTCCTCGGATCCTCAGC TGTCCTTCCAGAGGTCGAGAGTTCCCTGGATAATGACAGCTTCGACATGACTGACAGCCAGGCCCTGATCAGCCGGCTTCAGTGGGACGGCTCCTCTGATCTCTCACCCTCTGATTCAGGCTCCTCCAAGACGAGTGAGAATCAGGGGTGGGGTCTAG GTACCAACAGTTCCGAGTCACggaaaaccaagaaaaagaaatcccatcTGAGCCTGGTAGGGACTGCCTCCGGCCTGGGCTCCAACAAGAAGAAAAAGCCAAAGCCACCGGCGCCCCCGACGCCCAGCATCTATGATGACATCAACTGA